tcatggGCAACCTAGCGTTTTCGGACTTGATTAAGTGTGTAATTGTGTTGCCTATCTCCCTTGCAAACATGCTGGTCCAAAACTGGATATTCGGCAGCTTCTTATGCTTCTTTCTGCCCATGATTCAGTTTTTTCCTATCCATGCATCTATGCTTACCTTTCTCATGATCGCCATTGACCGATATCGCCTTATTGTGAACCCCTTCAAGGACCGGTTGCCCGCAGGGCTCTGTGTTATAGCAACATGGGTCGGAGCTATCTGTTTCGTTCTCCCACACGCCGTATATATCAAGTACATTGATCTAGGGGCCCTACTGGGAGAGCGATTCACGGGAGTTGGAATTTGTTATGTTAATATGGAGAAACATATCGAAGAATACTTTCGGGCAATGTTCGTCACCTTATACGCCTTACCCCTAGCAATCATAGGATTCTTATTCGTTAAGATATCCGCTGAACTAAAAAGTAAAGAAACAGCACCTGTTATTGTTCATTACAATATACGAACTAGCGCTCAGACACCGCGAGGTTCCACACAAGCGGAAGACTTTGGAACGAAAGTCACGTGGGCGAATGATACCGAACGCCGCCAGTTAAACGGATCGGTAGCTGGAATGGACACACCGCGACGTAAGGAATACCCGGAACGCGCAACGCAGGACAGTGATGACGATTTAGATATAGCCAAGGAAAAGACTACACAGAACTATCTTATAGCCATGGTGACCTTTTTCGCTATGTGTTGG
The Mya arenaria isolate MELC-2E11 chromosome 12, ASM2691426v1 DNA segment above includes these coding regions:
- the LOC128212119 gene encoding G-protein coupled receptor 83-like; the encoded protein is MAADEPQHGYITQIFVFLEQRNDTSFDFTQPYIRRSMRYVYPLFMFLYAAVGLVGFIGNVALLVVTGKRRLYQDQTYFFMGNLAFSDLIKCVIVLPISLANMLVQNWIFGSFLCFFLPMIQFFPIHASMLTFLMIAIDRYRLIVNPFKDRLPAGLCVIATWVGAICFVLPHAVYIKYIDLGALLGERFTGVGICYVNMEKHIEEYFRAMFVTLYALPLAIIGFLFVKISAELKSKETAPVIVHYNIRTSAQTPRGSTQAEDFGTKVTWANDTERRQLNGSVAGMDTPRRKEYPERATQDSDDDLDIAKEKTTQNYLIAMVTFFAMCWCPMYILILVHYFVHETEDNTGHMDVTFVTFAWFGYLSTCANPILFATWRLPSSTKDRLKGYFRFSNRRRSSSQLSRTEVSESFVVSATPSPRETRKLSTPKIKVVTNRNELSPYRDGILV